From Oryzias melastigma strain HK-1 unplaced genomic scaffold, ASM292280v2 sc00317, whole genome shotgun sequence, one genomic window encodes:
- the LOC118598310 gene encoding zinc finger BED domain-containing protein 4-like: protein MQVVAPSYVLPSRKTVKDLVDQKYEEEKEKTKKDLQSAIAVTLTADMWTSINMEAYLAVTCHNMDQDSHDLHTSVLGVQHFPQKHTEDNLAMVKRSLMEEWGIASKVRRLVTDAAANMISCARILQIRQTICIAHSINLLVKKSCDPITTLTDIRNKTRQIVTYFRSSTTAKEKLAQIQQQLGTPLHKLINEVPTRWNSTYHMLERITEQKEAVWVSLASLRNDITPLTPEDLM, encoded by the exons ATGCAGGTTGTTGCTCCCTCATATGTTCTACCAAGCAGGAAG accGTCAAGGACTTGGTGGACCAGAAATATGAGgaggaaaaggagaaaacaaaaaaggaccTCCAGAGTGCCATTGCTGTTACTTTAACAGCTGACATGTGGACCTCCATTAATATGGAGGCATATCTTGCTGTTACTTGCCACAATATGGATCAAGACAGCCATGACTTGCATACATCAGTCTTGGGAGTGCAGCATTTTCCACAGAAACACACTGAAGATAACTTGGCCATGGTTAAAAGGAGCCTTATGGAGGAGTGGGGCATAGCGAGCAAGGTCAGGCGTCTGGTCACTGATGCAGCAGCTAACATGATTTCATGTGCTCGCATACTGCAAATACGGCAAACTATTTGTATTGCCCATTCAATCAATTTACTTGTAAAAAAGTCATGTGACCCCATTACAACACTAACAGATATACGCAACAAAACACGGCAAATTGTGACATACTTTCGATCAAGCACCACGGCCAAAGAAAAGCTTGCTCAAATACAGCAACAGCTGGGAACACCATTGCATAAGTTAATAAACGAGGTGCCAACACGATGGAACAGCACCTACCACATGCTGGAGAGAATAACTGAGCAGAAGGAGGCAGTCTGGGTGTCTTTGGCCTCACTGAGAAATGATATTACTCCACTGACTCCTGAAGATTTGATGTAA